Proteins encoded by one window of Tunturibacter psychrotolerans:
- the cdd gene encoding cytidine deaminase: MSSELSKDRPSELTSEQIASLQQHATTVAHHAYAPYSNFRVGAALLLTDGTIVTGCNVENASYRLTTCAEQTAITSAVALHGPGIRIRAIAVANLNQTASQPCGACRQTIHEFSTPDTIVFFPAEAGKIAQATIAELLPAAFLL; the protein is encoded by the coding sequence ATGTCTTCCGAACTCTCCAAAGATCGTCCCAGCGAGCTCACCTCTGAGCAAATCGCCAGTCTGCAACAGCACGCCACCACCGTAGCCCACCACGCCTACGCCCCCTACAGCAACTTCCGCGTAGGCGCAGCGCTCCTCCTCACAGACGGTACCATCGTAACCGGCTGCAACGTTGAAAACGCCTCCTACCGCCTCACCACCTGCGCCGAGCAGACCGCCATCACCTCCGCCGTCGCCCTCCACGGCCCAGGCATCCGCATCCGCGCCATCGCCGTCGCCAACCTCAACCAGACCGCCAGCCAACCCTGCGGAGCCTGCCGCCAGACCATCCACGAGTTCAGCACCCCCGACACCATCGTCTTCTTCCCCGCCGAAGCCGGCAAGATCGCCCAGGCCACCATCGCCGAGCTCTTACCCGCCGCCTTTTTACTCTAA
- a CDS encoding thymidine phosphorylase has product MTQTIHPLDVVLHKRDGRVLTDDEIQAFIHALVHRTPQNQLVTDAQIAAFLMAVFHRGLTPQELATLTSAMRYSGETFDASPLHTFTVDKHSTGGVGDKTSLLIAPILAAAGLASPTPAGIPSICVPMISGRSLGHTGGTLDKLETIPGFNTQLTLDQIFLSLEKCGAALVGQTPRLVPADRILYALRDHTGTVESPYLITASIMSKKLAEDLNALVLDVKTGSGAFMPTYEQSKLLAELMVQTGESSGTRTIALLTNHDEPLGRFAGNWVEVWECVDIMRARRIEDRHPMSADLIQLSNILSGWMLHLAGHAPTPEAGAKLSDELLLSGAAFKAWLRIVAIQCGDVSLFHDPAAHHQPTASRTLTATHAGYLASMDCKQVGWAVQRLGAGRAKPGDPVSAHAGIEMHAKLGDPIKAGQPLVTLFTEDVSLLDEPEAMLRETLHIAATPPQLQPSIREVITRS; this is encoded by the coding sequence ATGACCCAAACAATCCATCCCCTCGACGTCGTCCTCCACAAGCGCGACGGCCGCGTTCTCACCGACGACGAAATCCAGGCCTTCATCCACGCCCTCGTCCACCGCACGCCACAAAATCAACTAGTCACCGACGCTCAGATCGCCGCCTTCCTCATGGCCGTCTTTCATCGCGGCCTCACCCCGCAGGAGCTCGCCACGCTAACCTCCGCCATGCGCTACTCCGGCGAAACCTTCGACGCCTCCCCCCTCCACACCTTCACCGTCGACAAGCACTCCACCGGAGGCGTCGGCGACAAAACCTCTCTCCTCATCGCTCCCATCCTCGCCGCCGCAGGCCTCGCCTCCCCCACACCCGCAGGCATCCCCAGCATCTGCGTCCCCATGATCTCCGGCCGCAGCCTCGGCCACACCGGGGGCACACTCGACAAGCTCGAAACCATCCCCGGCTTCAACACCCAGCTCACCCTCGACCAGATCTTCCTCTCCCTCGAAAAGTGCGGCGCCGCCCTCGTCGGACAAACCCCGCGCCTCGTCCCCGCCGACCGCATCCTCTACGCCCTCCGCGACCACACCGGCACCGTCGAATCGCCCTACCTCATCACGGCCAGCATCATGAGCAAAAAACTAGCCGAAGACCTCAACGCCTTGGTCCTCGACGTCAAAACCGGCAGCGGCGCCTTCATGCCCACCTACGAGCAATCGAAGCTCCTCGCCGAACTCATGGTCCAGACCGGCGAATCCTCCGGCACCCGCACCATCGCGCTCCTCACCAATCACGACGAACCCCTCGGCCGCTTCGCCGGAAACTGGGTCGAAGTCTGGGAGTGCGTCGACATAATGCGCGCCCGCCGCATCGAAGACCGCCACCCCATGTCCGCCGACCTCATCCAGCTCTCGAACATCCTCTCCGGATGGATGCTCCATCTCGCCGGCCACGCGCCAACTCCCGAAGCAGGAGCAAAACTCTCCGACGAGCTCCTCCTCAGCGGCGCAGCCTTCAAGGCGTGGCTCAGAATCGTAGCCATCCAGTGCGGCGACGTCTCCCTCTTCCACGACCCCGCCGCACACCACCAGCCCACCGCCTCCCGCACCCTCACCGCAACCCACGCCGGATACCTCGCCTCCATGGACTGCAAGCAAGTAGGCTGGGCCGTCCAACGTCTCGGCGCAGGCCGCGCTAAACCCGGCGACCCAGTCAGCGCCCACGCCGGCATCGAAATGCACGCCAAACTAGGCGACCCAATCAAAGCAGGTCAACCCCTCGTCACCCTCTTCACCGAAGACGTCTCCCTCCTCGACGAACCCGAAGCCATGCTCCGCGAAACTCTTCACATAGCGGCGACCCCACCGCAACTCCAACCATCTATCCGCGAAGTAATTACCCGGTCCTGA